One window of Treponema denticola genomic DNA carries:
- a CDS encoding RluA family pseudouridine synthase: MHNEVRILFEDNFFAVVLKNCGDNSQVFFKKAFSEKKYAEAVNRLDKPVSGLVLIAFSPAMHTKLNNLFKEKKVEKEYWAICKKIEELNSAADPGINRTAPVLYKKEFCENYLEFNTKLQKAFVTGSKQRGKKASLYWQLAGIGDNYNFLRIFPETGRTHQIRIQLSYLGMPIKGDIKYGFARTEKSGGIRLHAHSLKFEHPETKKQIEISALPPSPDTLWSACIEACLKAKELEE; encoded by the coding sequence ATGCACAATGAAGTAAGAATTTTATTTGAGGACAATTTTTTTGCGGTAGTTTTAAAAAACTGCGGGGATAATTCTCAAGTCTTTTTTAAAAAGGCCTTTAGCGAAAAAAAATATGCCGAGGCAGTCAACCGATTGGATAAGCCTGTAAGCGGTTTAGTTCTCATAGCTTTTTCTCCTGCAATGCACACAAAGCTAAATAATCTTTTTAAAGAAAAAAAGGTAGAAAAAGAATATTGGGCAATCTGTAAAAAAATAGAAGAATTAAACTCGGCGGCCGATCCAGGAATAAACCGCACCGCTCCCGTCCTCTATAAAAAAGAATTTTGCGAAAATTATCTTGAATTCAATACCAAGCTGCAAAAAGCTTTTGTAACCGGCTCAAAGCAAAGAGGAAAAAAAGCATCTCTTTATTGGCAGCTTGCAGGGATTGGTGATAACTATAATTTTTTACGGATCTTCCCCGAAACAGGCCGCACCCATCAAATCCGTATTCAGCTTTCTTATTTGGGGATGCCCATAAAAGGAGACATCAAATACGGCTTTGCGCGTACCGAAAAATCCGGAGGAATCAGGCTCCATGCCCACTCCCTAAAATTTGAACATCCTGAAACAAAAAAGCAAATAGAAATTTCAGCCCTCCCCCCGTCTCCCGACACTCTATGGTCAGCCTGCATCGAAGCCTGCTTAAAAGCAAAAGAGCTTGAAGAGTAA